In one window of Drosophila innubila isolate TH190305 chromosome 2L unlocalized genomic scaffold, UK_Dinn_1.0 4_B_2L, whole genome shotgun sequence DNA:
- the LOC117779938 gene encoding uncharacterized protein LOC117779938: MQQPQRYIPSVSDLYGTDEIELLLDEIRELELEPVCCQLEDEQDFEIAGSRAGELSLSLESPLGTCTSWDSHANYKQQQQTPLPWGVALHCDPQHLKTPTGIVRILLVLSSAVCLACECSAGTVQVGLFLLPLIGRLRLMVFCALFSLLITCLMIFLDISHIALMFPFNWTKVNTWMYLSIGLIFILSSTLLVHMVLYATEYTWVSKHSKDTLLATGLIGYICALEALLLSGIHSWPWSQYRQVPDDASELFIEDREMTPMSPINSTDLQLQPETGHSLAPYQHSSQSNGNATAPDAYNQQQQQSSYNQKPYIPAKRPNELNQRPTLGHTQSARIKPNQRYREGYHYQPVASTSRQSPTFVVGDDMGAGPSTSRSNDNSSA; this comes from the exons ATGCAACAACCCCAACGTTATATACCGTCTGTATCTGATCTATATGGCACGGACGAGATAGAACTGCTGCTGGACGAGATACgtgagctggagctggagccgGTCTGCTGTCAGCTGGAAGATGAGCAGGACTTTGAAATAGCTGGCAGCAGGGCCGGCGAGCTCTCGCTATCACTCGAATCGCCATTGGGCACTTGCACCTCATGGGATTCCCATGCCAActacaaacagcaacaacaaacgccGCTGCCATGGGGCGTTGCCCTACACTGTGATCCGCAACACTTGAAAACGCCTACAGGGATTGTGCGCATACTACTGGTG TTATCCTCGGCCGTCTGTCTGGCCTGCGAATGCTCCGCGGGCACCGTACAGGTTGGCCTCTTTCTACTGCCACTCATCGGACGCCTGAGGCTGATGGTCTTCTGTGCGCTCTTCTCGCTACTGATCACATGCCTCATGATCTTTCTCGATATATCGCATATAGCGCTAATGTTTCCATTCAACTGGACGAAAGTG AATACGTGGATGTACCTGAGCATtggtttaatatttattttgagctCCACTCTGCTCGTCCACATGGTGCTGTATGCCACGGAGTACACATGGGTATCCAAGCACTCAAAGGACACGCTGCTGGCAACAGGC CTGATTGGTTATATTTGCGCGTTGGAGGCGCTACTACTGTCGGGTATCCACTCGTGGCCCTGGTCCCAATATCGGCAAGTGCCCGACGATGCCAGCGAACTGTTCATTGAGGATCGCGAAATGACGCCGATGAGTCCCATCAATAGCACCGATCTACAGCTACAGCCTGAGACAGGTCATAGCCTGGCGCCGTATCAGCACAGCAGCCAATCCAATGGCAATGCAACGGCGCCCGATGCAtataaccaacaacaacaacaatcgtcCTATAATCAAAAGCCTTATATACCTG CCAAAAGACCCAATGAGCTGAACCAGCGTCCAACATTGGGTCACACACAATCCGCACGCATTAAACCGAATCAGCGTTATCGCGAGGGCTATCATTACCAACCGGTTGCGTCAACGTCCCGCCAGAGTCCCACGTTCGTCGTAGGCGATGATATGGGTGCCGGTCCATCCACGTCCCGTTCCAATGATAATTCTAGTGCGTGA
- the LOC117779933 gene encoding 4-coumarate--CoA ligase 2-like has translation MKYTPEINYNADHKIWSGKDAPAYFSTDLSIGEITFHEMQRHPKLTAQISDTENTVLTREELFLNSKRVASYLRNLKLQQSDIVGIIARNTTHIFAVAYGCFFNGMAFHSLNINYEQETIEKLFDTTKPKIIFCDGDEYEKVKAATHKLNVKIVTMRNHKEGSISIEEVLTTPVEEYFQPARLEQGNNQTLAILCSSGTTGTPKAVTIPNSPILANFCPFVSISDVFYTHSTLDWMTGLLTTILSGIRSALRIISDKNFEPKDILLLVKKYKVTLMVQVPTHMAQMANCPEFEGDCLDSLLYFFYGGAACSIEIQQSIRRRLSPKCGFYSTYSLTEIGGLGFLNLYFDQKPNSVGRPTDGSKLKIQNEREESVGPNEVGEVCLYTGRYWAGYYGNPEETRKMRDNNLWYHTGDLGYVDEDGFLFIVNRKKDMLKYENIMYYPQDIEKVITQMPEISEVCVFGILNPLHGDEAAAAVVKKLGAQLEPQDVIDFVAKHLKAKYLQLNGGVFIVDDLKRSANAKTNRRATKDYCLNMAKKN, from the exons ATGAAGTACACTCCGGAGATCAACTACAATGCCGACCATAAAATATGGAGTGGTAAGGATGCTCCTGCATATTTCTCAACAGATCTGTCAATAGGCGAAATCACGTTCCACGAAATGCAACGTCATCCAAAGTTAACAGCGCAG ATTTCTGATACCGAAAACACCGTCCTGACTCGTGAGGAACTTTTCTTGAATTCCAAACGCGTGGCCAGCTACTTGAGGAACTTGAAACTACAGCAGTCGGATATAGTTGGGATTATCGCTAGAAACACCACACACATATTTGCTGTCGCCTATGGTTGCTTCTTCAACGGAATGGCCTTTCATTCCCTCAACATAAATTACGAACAGGAAACGATTGAAAAACTCTTTGACACCACGAAACCCAAGATTATCTTTTGCGATGGCGATGAATATGAGAAAGTGAAAGCTGCAACACACAAGTTGAATGTGAAGATTGTGACCATGCGGAATCACAAGGAGGGTTCCATTAGTATTGAAGAGGTCCTTACCACCCCCGTTGAAGAGTACTTCCAACCGGCACGGCTGGAACAAGGAAATAATCAAACTTTGGCCATACTTTGCTCTTCAGGCACGACAGGAACTCCCAAGGCAGTGACTATTCCCAATAGTCCCATATTGGCAAATTTTTGTCC CTTCGTGTCTATCTCTGATGTGTTTTATACACATAGTACTTTGGATTGGATGACAGGTCTTTTGACAACCATTTTATCTGGAATTCGTAGTGCTCTACGCAtaatatcggataaaaattttgagcCTAAGGATATATTGCTActtgtaaaaaaatacaaggTGACTTTAATGGTTCAAGTTCCTACCCATATGGCACAGATGGCGAATTGTCCTGAATTTGAAGGGGATTGTCTGGACAgcttgctttattttttttatggaggTGCTGCCTGTTCCATCGAAATTCAACAGAGCATTCGCCGTCGACTTTCCCCGAAATGTGGCTTCTATTCCACATATAGTTTAACCGAGATAGGTGGGTTAGGATTCTTAAATTTGTACTTCGATCAGAAGCCTAATTCAGTGGGACGCCCAACGGACGgtagcaaattgaaaatacaaaatgagcGGGAAGAATCTGTAGGTCCCAATGAGGTTGGTGAGGTGTGTTTGTACACCGGGAGATATTGGGCCGGGTACTACGGAAACCCTGAAGAAACTCGCAAAATGCGCGACAATAATTTGTGGTATCACACAGGAGATTTGGGCTACGTTGATGAGGATGGATTTCTCTTCATTGTGAATCGCAAAAAGGATATGCTTAAGTATGAGAACATCATGTATTATCCTCAAGACATAGAAAAGGTAATCACCCAAATGCCCGAGATCTCTGaagtttgtgtttttggtattttgaatCCTCTCCATGGAGAcgaagcagctgctgctgttgtcaaGAAACTGGGAGCCCAATTAGAGCCTCAGGATGTCATTGACTTTGTGGCAAAGCACTTGAAGGCCAAGTACTTGCAATTGAATGGAGGAGTTTTTATAGTGGATGATCTGAAGCGTAGTGCGAATGCCAAAACGAATCGCCGTGCAACAAAGGATTACTGCTTAAACATGGCTAAAAAGAACTAG
- the LOC117779936 gene encoding 4-coumarate--CoA ligase 1-like, with protein MKYTPEINYNADQKIWSGKDEPPYFSTDLSIGEIIFHEMQRHPKLTAQISDTENTVLTREELFLNSKRVASYLRNLKLQQSDIVGIIARNTTHIFAVAYGCFFNGMAFHSLNINYEQETIEKLFDTTKPKIIFCDGDEYEKVKAATHKLNVKIVTMRNHKEGSISIEEVLTTPVKEYFQPARLEQGNNQTLAILCSSGTTGTPKAVTIPNSPILANCGSFVTTSDVFYAHSTLDWLTGLTITIASGIRSALRIISDKAFDPIDILRLVDKYKVTCMAQVPNHMAQMVNCPEFKADCLDSLLHFFYGGAACSIEIQQSIRRRLSPKCGFYFGYTLTELGGLGFLNFYFDQKPNSVGRPMDGSKLKIQNEREESVGPNEVGEVCLYTGRYWAGYYGNPEETRKMRDNSLWYHTGDLGYVDEDGFLFIVDRKKDMLRYQNMMYYPQDIEKVITQMPEISEVCVFGILNPLHGDEAAAAVVKKLGAQLEPQDVIDFVAKHLKAKYLQLNGGVL; from the exons ATGAAGTACACTCCGGAGATCAACTACAATGCCGACCAAAAGATATGGAGTGGTAAGGATGAGCCCCCATATTTTTCAACAGATCTTTCAATAGGCGAAATCATTTTCCACGAAATGCAACGTCATCCAAAGTTAACAGCGCAG ATTTCTGATACCGAAAACACCGTCCTGACTCGTGAGGAACTTTTCTTGAATTCCAAACGCGTGGCCAGCTACTTGAGGAACTTGAAACTACAGCAGTCGGATATAGTTGGGATTATCGCTAGAAACACCACACACATATTTGCTGTCGCCTATGGTTGCTTCTTCAACGGAATGGCCTTTCATTCCCTCAACATAAATTACGAACAGGAAACGATTGAAAAACTCTTTGACACCACGAAACCCAAGATTATCTTTTGCGATGGCGATGAATATGAGAAAGTGAAAGCTGCAACACACAAGTTGAATGTGAAGATTGTGACCATGCGGAATCACAAGGAGGGTTCCATTAGTATTGAAGAGGTCCTTACCACCCCCGTTAAAGAGTACTTCCAACCAGCACGGCTGGAACAAGGAAATAATCAAACTTTAGCCATACTTTGCTCTTCAGGCACGACAGGAACTCCCAAGGCAGTGACTATTCCCAATAGTCCTATATTGGCAAATTGTGGTTC ATTTGTAACCACCTCTGATGTGTTTTATGCACATAGTACCCTAGACTGGTTGACAGGGTTAACTATAACCATTGCATCTGGAATACGTAGCGCCCTACGCATAATATCGGATAAAGCTTTTGATCCTATCGATATCTTGCGACTTGTGGACAAATACAAAGTGACTTGTATGGCTCAAGTTCCCAACCATATGGCACAGATGGTTAACTGCCCCGAATTCAAAGCCGATTGCCTGGACAGCTTgctccattttttttatggaggTGCTGCGTGCTCCATTGAAATTCAACAAAGCATCCGCCGTCGCCTTTCCCCGAAATGTGGCTTTTATTTCGGATATACTTTAACCGAGTTGGGAGGACTGggatttttgaatttttacttCGATCAGAAGCCTAATTCAGTGGGACGCCCAATGGACGgtagcaaattgaaaatacaaaatgagcGGGAAGAATCTGTAGGTCCCAATGAGGTTGGTGAGGTGTGTTTGTACACCGGGAGATATTGGGCCGGGTACTACGGAAACCCTGAAGAAACTCGCAAAATGCGAGACAATAGTTTGTGGTATCACACAGGAGATTTGGGCTACGTTGATGAGGATGGATTTCTCTTCATTGTGGATCGCAAGAAGGATATGCTCAGGTACCAGAACATGATGTATTATCCGCAAGATATAGAAAAGGTAATCACCCAAATGCCCGAGATCTCTGaagtttgtgtttttggtattttgaatCCTCTCCATGGAGAcgaagcagctgctgctgttgtcaaGAAACTGGGAGCCCAATTAGAGCCTCAGGATGTCATTGACTTTGTGGCAAAGCACTTGAAGGCCAAGTACTTGCAATTGAATGGAGGAGTTTTATAG
- the LOC117779932 gene encoding 4-coumarate--CoA ligase 2-like, with product MKYTPEINYNADHKIWSGKDEPPYFSTDLSIGEITFHEMQRHPKLTAQISDTENTVLTREELFLNSKRVASYLRNLKLQQSDIVGIIARNTTHIFAVAYGCFFNGMAFHSLNINYEQETIEKLFDTTKPKIIFCDGDEYEKVKAATHKLNVKIVTMRNHKEGSISIEEVLTTPVGENFQPVRLEQGNNQTLAILCSSGTTAATPKAVTIPNSSILAQIFPFASISDVVYTQSTLDWWTGFLTTISTGIRSVLRIISDKTFDPIDILRLVKKYKVTCMGQVPAHMAQIVNCPEFEGDCLDSVLYFFAGGDACSIEVQQSIRRRLSPKCHFIFGYTFTELGGPGLSNFYFDQKPNSVGRLMDGSKLKILNEQGESVGPNEVGEVCLYTGRYWAGYYGNPEETRKMRDNNLWYHSGDLGYVDEDGFLFIVDRINNMLKYKNMKYYPQDIEKVITQMPEVSEACVFGILNPLHGDEAAAAVVKKLGAQLEPQDVIDFVAKHLKAKYLQLNGGVFIVDDLKRSANAKTNRRATKDYCLNMPKKN from the exons ATGAAGTACACTCCGGAGATCAACTACAATGCCGACCATAAAATATGGAGTGGTAAGGATGAGCCCCCATATTTCTCAACAGATCTGTCAATAGGCGAAATCACATTCCACGAAATGCAACGTCATCCAAAGTTAACAGCGCAG ATTTCTGATACCGAAAACACCGTCCTGACTCGTGAGGAACTTTTCTTGAATTCCAAACGCGTGGCCAGCTACTTGAGGAACTTGAAACTACAGCAGTCGGATATAGTTGGGATTATCGCTAGAAACACCACACACATATTTGCTGTCGCCTATGGTTGCTTCTTCAACGGAATGGCCTTTCATTCCCTCAACATAAATTACGAACAGGAAACGATTGAAAAACTCTTTGACACCACGAAACCCAAGATTATCTTTTGCGATGGCGATGAATATGAGAAAGTGAAAGCTGCAACACACAAGTTGAATGTGAAGATTGTGACCATGCGGAATCACAAGGAGGGTTCCATTAGTATTGAAGAGGTCCTTACCACCCCCGTTGGAGAGAACTTCCAGCCGGTGCGTCTGGAGCAAGGAAACAATCAAACTTTGGCCATACTTTGCTCTTCaggcacaacagcagcaactccaAAAGCTGTGACTATTCCCAATAGTTCCATATTGGCACAAATTTTTCC ATTTGCATCCATCTCCGATGTGGTTTATACACAAAGCACTTTGGACTGGTGGACAGGGTTTTTGACAACCATTTCAACTGGAATACGTAGCGTTCTACGGATAATATCGGACAAAACCTTCGATCCTATAGATATATTGCGActtgttaaaaaatacaagGTGACTTGTATGGGGCAAGTTCCTGCCCATATGGCACAGATTGTTAATTGTCCCGAATTTGAGGGAGATTGTCTGGACAGCGTGCTTTACTTTTTTGCCGGAGGTGATGCCTGTTCCATCGAAGTTCAACAGAGCATTCGCCGTCGACTATCCCCGAAATGTCACTTCATTTTCGGATACACTTTTACCGAATTGGGTGGACCAggattatcaaatttttacttCGATCAGAAGCCCAATTCAGTTGGACGTCTAATGGACggtagcaaattaaaaatactaaatgaGCAGGGAGAATCTGTCGGTCCCAATGAGGTGGGTGAAGTGTGTTTGTACACCGGGAGATATTGGGCCGGGTACTACGGAAACCCTGAAGAAACTCGCAAAATGCGCGACAATAATTTGTGGTATCACTCAGGAGATTTGGGCTACGTTGATGAAGATGGATTTCTCTTCATTGTGGATCGCATAAATAATATGCTCAAGTACAAGAATATGAAGTATTATCCGCAAGATATAGAAAAGGTAATCACCCAAATGCCCGAGGTCTCTGAAGCTTgtgtttttggtattttgaatCCTCTCCATGGAGAcgaagcagctgctgctgttgtcaaGAAACTGGGAGCCCAATTAGAGCCTCAGGATGTCATTGACTTTGTGGCAAAGCACTTGAAGGCCAAGTACTTGCAATTGAATGGAGGAGTTTTTATAGTGGATGATCTGAAGCGTAGTGCGAATGCCAAAACGAATCGCCGTGCAACAAAGGATTACTGCTTAAACATGCCTAAAAAGAATTAG
- the LOC117779941 gene encoding uncharacterized protein LOC117779941, with protein sequence MNNLLNMCELYPSRRPTEYYRTPQQRPSTQSRKAEHPTDKLNKFVLTHFDNPRNDNRIQPALTPRMRELRNSYFS encoded by the exons ATGAATAATCTACTG aATATGTGTGAGTTGTATCCAAGTCGGCGACCTACTGAGTATTATCGCACGCCACAGCAAAGACCATCGACTCAAAGCCGAAAAGCCGAACATCCGACTGACAAGttgaacaaatttgttttgacaCATTTCGATAATCCCCGAAATGACAACCGTATTCAGCCCGCTCTAACACCGAGAATGCGCGAGCTACGCAACAGTTATTTTTCTTAG
- the LOC117779937 gene encoding uncharacterized protein LOC117779937, with translation MKRKLKTNKKINQNSQTNTEHNQGSRIPPPTAFKKDTFKTKQTYKADSLTKGRTGLLEELTTKICKCQIQKHEEQRSPPQPQKHQQKQPCSQAKDQYLCQLKAKQAQDKYRSSKEEPHYECLAHACPSLSMELLSRVPSHLETLYTPQPRHAHHLPPLSSKFNKEPTQANPEGADGDRVLYKNAKFGFESSVERSVISDRSTKRLIRDQKIPQKSQCPEDKDSSPLVKSAREHCRQMNARFKAKYSEKTSESDSFGDTRKTLISGKSAGDLRSVVRSQIHVQELIDQSKRKLKKAADKRLETLSSLSDFSINSRSERQDSKLDMLENIQQKDIKQGKLLLSVSVEEMVSTKLIAPVVRKVQRMYLGTLREEMSIIEDLERLPCQVSSVFQTADDQKKLKNK, from the exons ATGAAGcgtaaattgaaaactaataaaaagatCAACCAAAATTCACAG ACAAACACCGAACACAATCAGGGTTCCAGGATTCCCCCGCCCACTGCATTCAAAAAGGATACATTCAAAACGAAACAGACTTATAAAGCGGACTCCTTGACAAAAGGACGAACTGGGCTGCTTGAAGAGCTGACCACGAAGATTTGCAAATGTCAAATACAAAAGCATGAGGAACAGCGGTCACCACCCCAACCACAAAAACACCAACAAAAGCAACCTTGCAGTCAGGCAAAGGATCAATATCTATGTCAGTTAAAGGCCAAACAGGCACAGGATAAATATCGATCATCTAAAGAGGAGCCACATTACGAATGTTTAGCTCATGCGTGTCCCAGTCTATCGATGGAGCTACTGAGTCGTGTTCCGTCCCATTTAGAAACCCTTTATACCCCGCAACCCCGCCATGCACATCATCTGCCTCCATTGTCTTCGAAATTCAACAAGGAACCGACCCAGGCAAATCCTGAGGGAGCTGACGGAGATCGTGTGCTGTACAAGAATGCTAAGTTTGGCTTTGAGTCCAGTGTTGAGCGTAGTGTCATTAGCGACAGATCGACAAAGCGTCTAATAAGGGATCAGAAAATTCCGCAGAAAAGCCAATGTCCAGAGGACAAAGATTCCTCTCCATTGGTAAAATCAGCTCGAGAGCATTGCCGCCAAATGAATGCTCGCTTTAAAGCCAAGTATTCGGAGAAGACTTCCGAATCCGATTCCTTTGGTGATACTCGAAAGACTTTGATCAGTGGAAAGAGCGCTGGAGATTTACGTTCAGTTGTTCGCTCACAGATTCATGTGCAAGAGTTGATCGATCAGTCGAAAAGAAAACTGAAGAAAGCAGCCGACAAACGATTGGAAACATTATCATCTCTATCGGATTTTTCCATAAATAGCCGCTCTGAGCGGCAGGATTCCAAATTAGACATGTTGGAAAATATTCAGCAAAAAGATATCAAACAAGGAAAGCTCTTGTTGTCCGTTAGTGTCGAGGAGATGGTAAGCACCAAGCTGATAGCACCCGTGGTACGTAAAGTGCAACGTATGTATTTGGGCACCCTTCGAGAGGAAATGAGCATTATAGAGGATCTTGAGCGTCTACCATGCCAAGTCAGCAGTGTCTTTCAAACCGCCGATGACCAGaagaaactaaaaaacaagtag
- the LOC117779929 gene encoding centrosomal protein of 97 kDa yields the protein MSGDENSCSEKQTLNLAKQQLKKVPKQDDAQNIRKLILDENELQKIDNIDSYLKIETLSLSKNQLLRMYGVCRLHCLRELNLSFNGILSIEGLKDCVHLRDLNLEGNNIKTIEHLNTNLNLEVLNLADNSIGSISDISYLRCLRELNLHGNRLTHLRQCDKYLPVSLETLTLAKNNINDLNEICTLSHLNKLLSLSITDNPCVAMTLGPNSVDGFDHRPFVLNWCMSLKFIDGYVVDPIESLKAEWLYSQGRGRQFRVSEQKELAKYLSSVCPLVGKALENEHDRKLRLILSKAQHHQRQLQEEILDNANSSVSTSPSSHRKKPTSRIQSPRFSRLGGRQGSPESMVNSYHGNSSNNSMSSDNGVVNHALQMSTSLIENIKNDGDNFSLASLSGMSSSVTTKTYNSTESTPRNITPNPYNEQTFIGQTPLGGPLAAASKMVPVPETLMSPDVCPAAVAQRVTVTALNSQLHKTKGNKNKDNKLNLPRVRSPQLRRIQSPTSSPRKQQQTQSHPMGTTTVQGSTTDASGFSTDDDGEQINIEKLKTIRKMAAQRVQQQQQQQLQLENNNLNCTDRLIEHVTESSAVTIQKMWRGYHTRKKTKDIAEKLHKQRTHEYIDKLNKDMLLTKAQLQNERKIQQLQMQAINALWKKVSTMQLDTKAGGEQSNNMINNGTTSEEGVDSGSSMNPPQGQGQGQLCLDQNSAAVVNDLAKRCTILTDQVQQLQSSIGTIVNCLTMVCNLPQDAIRKQINDVDGNETEPNNGVETRDSSSTQTDLIAVHTPQLEDLSNFPFTKPRPSTLALESKHDALDTAKIAGEPQLVVTVNDDELKENIEICDALGLEQ from the exons ATGAGTG GCGACGAGAATAGCTGCAGCGAAAAGCAGACGCTTAATCTTGCGAAGCAGCAGCTGAAGAAGGTGCCAAAACAGGACGATGCCCAAAACATACGCAAGCTGATCCTGGACGAAAATGAGCTGCAGAAGATCGACAACATTGACTCGTATCTAAAAATCGAAACG TTATCGCTGAGTAAAAACCAATTGCTGCGAATGTACGGCGTCTGTCGTCTTCACTGTCTGCGAGAGCTAAATCTGTCGTTTAATGGCATCCTCTCCATTGAGGGTCTCAAGGATTGTGTGCATTTGCGTGACCTCAATCTGGAGGGGAACAACATCAAGACTATTGAGCATCTCAATACGAATTTGAATCTAGAGGTCCTGAATCTGGCTGATAATAGCATTGGTAGCATATCGGATATATCATATTTACGCTGTCTCCGAGAACTCAACTTGCATGGCAATCGTTTGACGCACCTGCGCCAGTGCGATAAGTATCTGCCAGTGTCACTGGAGACACTCACGTTGGCCAAGAACAACATTAacgatttaaatgaaatttgtacGCTGTCGCATCTCAACAAGCTGCTGAGCCTTTCCATAACGGATAATCCCTGTGTGGCCATGACGTTGGGACCGAACAGTGTGGA TGGCTTTGATCATCGTCCGTTTGTGCTGAACTGGTGCATGAGCCTTAAGTTTATCGATGGCTATGTGGTTGATCCCATTGAGAGCCTCAAGGCGGAGTGGCTATATAGCCAAGGACGTGGTCGACAGTTTCGCGTTAGCGAGCAAAAGGAACTGGCCAAATACTTGAGCTCCGTCTGTCCGCTGGTTGGCAAGGCATTGGAGAATGAACACGATCGCAAGCTGAGGCTGATACTGAGCAAGGCACAGCACCACCAGCGTCAGCTTCAAGAGGAGATCTTGGACAATGCAAACAGTTCGGTCAGCACATCGCCTTCATCGCATCGCAAGAAGCCCACGAGTCGCATACAATCGCCCCGCT TTTCACGTCTCGGCGGTCGTCAAGGCTCACCGGAGTCCATGGTGAACAGCTATCATgggaacagcagcaacaacagcatgaGCAGTGACAATGGCGTCGTGAATCATGCACTGCAAATGAGCACATCTTTGATAGAGAACATCAAGAATGATGGCGACAACTTTTCGCTGGCCAGTCTGTCGGGCATGTCCAGCAGTGTGACCACCAAGACCTACAACTCCACGGAGTCAACGCCTCGCAACATAACGCCAAATCCCTACAATG AGCAAACCTTTATTGGACAGACACCCTTGGGTGGTCCCTTGGCGGCTGCCTCGAAAATGGTGCCAGTTCCGGAGACGCTGATGAGTCCCGACGTGTGTCCCGCCGCCGTTGCCCAACGTGTGACCGTCACGGCCCTAAACTCGCAACTGCACAAAACCAAAGGGAACAAGAACAAAG acaacaaattgaatttgccgCGCGTGCGGAGTCCTCAGTTGCGACGCATCCAGAGTCCCACAAGCAGTCCCCGGAAGCAACAGCAGACGCAGTCACATCCAATGGGCACCACAACTGTGCAGGGCAGCACCACAGATGCCAGTGGCTTCAGCACTGACGACGATGGGGAACAGATCAATATTGAGAAGCTGAAAACCATACGGAAAATGGCAGCACAacgagtacaacaacaacagcagcagcaactgcagttGGAGAACAATAATCTGAATTGTACGGATCGTCTTATAGAGCACGTGACTGAATCCTCGGCGGTGACCATACAGAAAATGTGGCGTGGCTATCATACACGCAAGAAAACCAAAGACATTGCCGAGAAGTTGCATAAACAGCGCACACACGAATATAttga CAAACTCAACAAGGATATGCTGCTGACAAAGGCGCAGCTGCAGAATGAAAGGAAGATACAACAGCTACAGATGCAGGCCATCAATGCGTTGTGGAAAAAGGTGTCCACCATGCAGCTGGACACAAAAGCTGGCGGCGAGCAGAGCAACAATATGATTAACAATGGCACAACATCGGAGGAAGGCGTtgacagtggcagcagcatGAATCCGCCTCAGggacaaggacaaggacaaCTGTGCCTCGATCAGAACTCGGCAGCTGTGGTAAATGATTTAGCCAAGCGTTGCACAATATTAACGGATCAGGTGCAACAGCTGCAGAGCTCTATTGGCACTATTGTCAATTGCCTGACCATGGTGTGCAATCTGCCACAGGATGCGATCAGGAAGCAAATCAACGACGTCGACGGCAATGAAACTGAACCCAACAACGGCGTGGAGACACGTGACAGCAGCTCCACGCAAACCGATTTAATTGCCGTGCATACTCCTCAGCTGGAAGATCTGAGCAATTTTCCCTTTACCAAACCAAGGCCATCAACATTGGCGCTGGAATCAAAGCACGATGCGCTGGACACTGCCAAAATTGCAGGAGAGCCGCAGCTTGTGGTGACTGTCAATGATGACGAGTTGAAGGAGAACATTGAGATCTGTGACGCACTAGGATTGGAGCAGTAG
- the LOC117779940 gene encoding probable RNA-binding protein EIF1AD, with the protein MSHPNTTRRKHVLKEMMEDDFSLPTEQQQIVRVVSSRGNNLHEVEAAALESENFLVSMPNKFRKNVWVKRGDFILVEPIDEGDKVKAEICKILTPEHIKEYTKSGIWPERFAKKAVESATSNDALDSDSDEPLTPNTNRPVNIQMDNDTESDSDTEDSSSED; encoded by the exons atgtCGCATCCAAATACAACGCGGCGCAAGCATGTGCTCAAGGAGATGATGGAGGATGACTTTTCACTGCCcacagagcagcagcagatcGTGCGGGTGGTCAGCAGTCGGGGCAATAATCTACACGAGGTCGAGGCAGCAGCATTGGAGTCGGAGAACTTTCTGG TTTCCATGCCAAACAAGTTTCGCAAGAATGTTTGGGTAAAGCGCGGAGATTTTATTCTTGTCGAGCCGATTGACGAGGGAGACAAGGTGAAGGCAGAGATATGTAAAATATTGACACCAGAGCACATAAAGGAGTACACAAAATCGGGCATATGGCCAGAACGTTTTGCCAAGAAAGCAGTGGAGTCGGCGACCAGTAATGATGCTTTAGATTCCGATTCAGATGAACCGTTGACGCCGAACACAAATCGACCCGTGAATATACAAATGGATAACGATACGGAGTCGGACTCGGACACGGAAGACAGCAGCTCTGAAGACTGA